The Strigops habroptila isolate Jane chromosome 20, bStrHab1.2.pri, whole genome shotgun sequence genome segment GGATTTGTTGTGTGTGGTgtggtttgggggggtgtttttcCACAGAGCTTCTTCCcaagcagctggagctgtgtgcAGCTGGATGTGCTGCTTGTACATGAAGCCCAGTTGTGATCCCTTCcatttgctgctgaagcagccGTGTGGGCTTTAGGATGTTGGCCAGGCGAAGCTCTTAGAGTCAGGCTGCCTCTTTTGGCCGTGGACATGGAAGTCTGTGGAGCCCTGAGCCTTGCCCAGCCTTTGCAGAAGACCTTGCTtagggaaagcagaaagcactgctCGATGGAGCCACTTTACCTGGTGGAGATTTAACAGTTTCTCTtgttctctcctgctctgcagtaCTATGAGATGTCCTACGGGCTCAACATTGAAATGCACAAACAGGTAAGGGGGGGGAGAGGCATTTCCAAGTGCTCTGATTccaggggagggggggggtttggctgctctgctttgccctCGGTCACTCCAGTGGTATTTCAGCAATGCCACGAGCCTGtgaaagctcctccagctccaacccctgccacgggcagggacaccttccactagagcaggttgctccaagcccctgtgtccaacctggccttgaacactgccagggatggggcagccacagcttctctgggcatggGGAAGTTGGGGCAGTTGGTGCTGAGGCTCCTgatgcttttcctctctgttcttCCCACCTTGCAGGCTGAAATCGTCAAGAGGCTAAATGGGATTTGTGCTCAGGTCCTGCCCTACCTTTCGCAAGAGGTGAGTCCTGTGCCTCGGGTCTGGGGTGGGAAACCTCAGCCCTTGCTctcagccctgcctggggaCGAGCCCTTCAAGGCCTGGAGGTCTTTGAGCAGCTCCCCCGTGGCTGCTCAATGAGGTTTGTGGGCAAATTGGGCTCTGTTCCCTCCTGCCTGGGATTCCCAAGTCATCGGCTGCATCTGCACGGGCACTGGGAGCTTTGGAAGGCTCATGGGAGGAAGGGGTTTAAATTCCCTCCATATGACTGTCATTAATGCAGCTGATGGGCTCCCCCCCTGAGAAATCAATGGGGAGGgtttgggagctgctgccttgaggcaggaggaagctgcagcatctccagtgCTGGATCTGAGCTCTTGTGGCTGGTGTTTGGTCAGGACCCAGGGCTGGGTTAGCTTTGGGGCTGGGGCCAGGCTGTGGTTTTCCTGTGCTTGGGAAGGACTCGGTGGCTTGCTGATCACATCAGAGCTGCCTGACAGCAAAGCCACAACGAAACCTTCTGCATCTTAATGCAAACCCTTCCCCAGCCCTATCCTGCTGCCAAGTTGGGAAGCAAAATCCACTTGTTGGGAAGCAAAATCCACTTGTTGGGAAGCAAAATCTACTTGCTGGAGTGTGGTGGCCAGGCCTGGAGCTTGGAGACCTTGTGCTCCCAGAGGAGCAAGGAGAGTTGCCCTTTAAAGTGTGGGGTAGAGCTGGTTTTCCTACCTGGGCCTAGGATGTGTCCCAAGGAGTCGGGAGCTTCCcaaaagctgctggttttaGGGCTCCTTTTTTTTGCTGGGGGTCAGGCTCTGTGTCcccctgtgtgtgtgtcagACCTGGATCCCTGTTCTCCTTCCCGGTGACACTAGAACTGATCCCGaatccttctgttttctccacACTCACAGCATCAGCAGCAAGTCCTTGGGGCCATTGAACGGGCCAAGCAGGTCACGGCACCAGAACTGAACTCCATCATCCGTGTACGTGATGCATGTTTAGCTTGGGTTTGGAGGGATGGGAATCGGTGCCTTTGGCCTCCAGGATAGAGGTGGGAGCTGGGAACGGGCTGCATGGATGAGGAAGGGATGCGCTGAGCCGGTGTGTTACGATGTGGGCACGGGAGCCTCCATCCCCGCAGgatgcagggagaggagctttgggtttgagcagctccctgccatggaAACACCATCTGTTCTTGGCCAAGGGCAGGAAGGCTTTAACTGCATCCTTGGAGCACGCCAGAGCCTGAGGCCAGATGTCCTTTGGGCTGGCGGCTGCGTGTCATGCTGGGGCCACACTGAGCCTCCTCCTGAGGCTGTCACAGCCCAAAGACTCAGGAatctcctttttcccctgctccttgGAGGCCGTGCTGCTCTCCAGGACCCTGAATGAGCTTCAAAGCCTGGCTCAACCTCCCTTTAACATCCCAATCCCATGGCTCCGGGCTCCCAGTGCGCTCCAAATGACAAATCCCCCTTTGCTGTCTCCCTGCCTTGTCCCTCGTTCcctacagcagcagcttcaagCTCACCAGCTCTCGCAGCTCCAAGCCCTCGCTCTGCCCCTGACCCCGCTGCCCGTGGGGCTGCAGCCGCCGGCGCTCCCGGCTGTCAGTGCCGGCACCGGGCTGCTCTCGCTCTCGGCGCTGGGCTCTCAGGCTCATCTCTCCAAGGAGGACAAGAACGGCCACGACGGGGACGCCCACCAAGACGACGACGGCGAGAAGTCGGATTAGAGCGACcgtggggccgggggggggttggttgtggggtgggggggggaggcgggTTAATGCAAGATGCAGTATCTCTCTCTAGTTGCTGTGCAGCAGAAtcgggggggcggggggggttTGGTGGCAGCTTTTCCAGGCTTGTTCCCATCGAGCCTGGGGGAtgatgtccccatccccatccccgcaGCCGGGCTGCTCCGCAAGCACCATAGCAGTGACCGTGTGGCCGATCGTGCTCTCCCTGCGCCCAGCCTGGCTTCCCTTATCCCTGCTCCCGAGCCACAGCCTGGCTTGGGCTGCTCCGGAGCCGCATCCCTGCTCCTCGGTGGCTCCCCTCTGCTCTGTCCCCTCCGTGGTATTTAAAGCTGCCCCTTGATCTGCACAACTCCCTGCCCTGACCCCATCTCCTCCTTGCCCAAGCGCTCTTGATCTCGTCGCATCgtcccccctccctttccccgTGCTCCTCCTGCACTAATTCCAGGCCGGCACCTTGCTGTTCTGCATGTATCTGTTCTTAACCGGTCCCGTGGGATTGCTCCTC includes the following:
- the TLE5 gene encoding TLE family member 5 isoform X2: MMFPQSRHSGSSHLPQQLKFTTSDSCDRIKDEFQLLQAQYHSLKLECDKLASEKSEMQRHYVMYYEMSYGLNIEMHKQAEIVKRLNGICAQVLPYLSQEHQQQVLGAIERAKQVTAPELNSIIRQLQAHQLSQLQALALPLTPLPVGLQPPALPAVSAGTGLLSLSALGSQAHLSKEDKNGHDGDAHQDDDGEKSD
- the TLE5 gene encoding TLE family member 5 isoform X1; this translates as MMFPQSRHSGSSHLPQQLKFTTSDSCDRIKDEFQLLQAQYHSLKLECDKLASEKSEMQRHYVMYYEMSYGLNIEMHKQAEIVKRLNGICAQVLPYLSQEHQQQVLGAIERAKQVTAPELNSIIRQQLQAHQLSQLQALALPLTPLPVGLQPPALPAVSAGTGLLSLSALGSQAHLSKEDKNGHDGDAHQDDDGEKSD